The nucleotide window GGCACTCCCGCATGGCCAAGCACACCGTGACCCTCATCCCCGGCGACGGCATCGGGCCGGAGCTTACCCGCGCGATGACGCGCGTGGTCGAAGCCGCCGGTGTCGACATCGAGTGGGAGATCGCCGAAGCGGGCGCCGGTGTGATGGACAAGTACGGCACGCCGCTCCCCGAGCACGTTCTCGAGTCGATCCGTAAGAACAAGGTCGCGATCAAGGGTCCGATCACCACGCCGATCGGCACGGGCTTTCGCAGCGTGAACGTGTCGATTCGCAAGGAACTCGACCTCTACGCCTGCCTGCGGCCCGCGTTCTCGATCAAGGGCAGCGGAGCGCGCTACGACGACATCGATCTGGTGATCGTGCGCGAGAACACCGAGGACCTTTACGCCGGCATCGAGTTCGCCGAAGGCTCCGAGGGCGCGCGCAAGCTCATCGAGTTCGCGGCCGCCGAAGGCGCTGGCGTCATCCGGCCCGACTCGGGCATCTCGCTCAAGCCGATCAGCATCACGGGCACCCGCCGCATCGTGAAGTATGCGTTCGACTATGCGATCGCCAACGGCCGCACAAAGGTCACCGCGGTGCACAAGGCCAACATCCTGAAGCACTCCGACGGACTCTTCCT belongs to Coriobacteriia bacterium and includes:
- a CDS encoding isocitrate/isopropylmalate dehydrogenase family protein, producing MAKHTVTLIPGDGIGPELTRAMTRVVEAAGVDIEWEIAEAGAGVMDKYGTPLPEHVLESIRKNKVAIKGPITTPIGTGFRSVNVSIRKELDLYACLRPAFSIKGSGARYDDIDLVIVRENTEDLYAGIEFAEGSEGARKLIEFAAAEGAGVIRPDSGISLKPISITGTRRIVKYAFDYAIANGRTKVTAVHKANILKHSDGLFLRVAREVAEEYKDSGITFEDYIVDATCMQLVLHPEWWDVLVLPNLYGDILSDLAAGLIGGLGIAPGANIGTDCAVFEPTHGSAPKYAGKDMANPTAEILSATLMLKHLGEAEAADRILAAVRAVIGEGEKVTYDIKRSVTGSTDGCVGTQAYADALIERL